In Tenacibaculum pacificus, a single window of DNA contains:
- a CDS encoding NAD-dependent epimerase/dehydratase family protein, producing the protein MILVTGGTGLVGAHLLYHLTQKNDEITAIYRTDEKRTHLKKIFSFYTDDVEQLFSKIIWIQADITDIPSLENVFKNITEVYHCAALVSFNPKDYDKMRQVNIDGTANIVNFSIENNIKKLCFVSSIAAVGDAINGKIIDEENEWSDNDVHSGYSITKYGAEMEVWRASQEGLEVVIVNPGVILGSGFWQEGSGKLFTQIKNGFKFYTEGITGFVDVQDVVKAMVLLMNSNVKNERFILVSENKSFKDILFAIADGLQKKRPSIKVQKVITAIAWRISWLISKVTKKEPLLTKNSARSSHNISYYSSKKITEELNFKFELINKTITRICQEIQI; encoded by the coding sequence ATGATTTTAGTTACAGGCGGAACAGGTTTAGTAGGAGCACATTTATTATATCATTTAACTCAAAAAAATGATGAAATCACAGCTATTTATAGAACTGATGAAAAACGAACACATCTAAAAAAAATATTTTCTTTTTATACTGATGATGTTGAACAGTTATTTTCTAAAATAATTTGGATACAAGCAGATATTACAGATATTCCTTCTTTAGAAAATGTTTTTAAAAATATTACAGAAGTTTATCATTGTGCTGCTTTGGTTTCTTTTAACCCGAAAGATTATGATAAAATGCGTCAAGTAAATATTGATGGAACAGCAAATATTGTTAATTTTTCTATTGAAAACAACATCAAAAAACTATGTTTTGTGAGTTCAATTGCTGCCGTTGGCGATGCTATCAATGGAAAAATAATCGATGAAGAAAATGAATGGTCAGATAATGACGTTCATAGCGGTTATTCCATTACAAAATATGGTGCTGAAATGGAAGTTTGGAGAGCTAGCCAAGAAGGTTTAGAGGTTGTTATTGTAAATCCTGGTGTTATTTTAGGAAGTGGTTTTTGGCAAGAAGGATCTGGTAAATTATTTACACAAATAAAAAATGGTTTTAAGTTTTATACTGAAGGAATCACTGGTTTTGTTGATGTACAAGATGTAGTAAAAGCAATGGTTTTATTGATGAATTCAAACGTTAAAAACGAACGTTTTATTTTAGTTTCAGAAAACAAATCGTTTAAAGATATTTTATTTGCTATTGCTGATGGTTTACAGAAAAAAAGACCATCAATAAAAGTTCAAAAAGTAATAACAGCAATTGCTTGGAGAATTAGCTGGTTGATATCAAAAGTAACAAAAAAAGAACCTTTATTAACAAAAAATTCGGCAAGGTCTTCTCATAATATTTCTTACTATTCATCTAAAAAGATAACAGAAGAATTAAATTTCAAATTTGAATTAATTAACAAAACAATTACTCGTATTTGTCAAGAAATTCAAATTTGA